The DNA region GCGGAAAGGTCAGAAAATAGGAGACGGGAGGAAACTGTATTACCTAACGGGCAGCGCataaaaatttgaaataaggcgaaagacggagagagagagaccaaacaaaaggaaagagaCCGAGAGACAAgcgagcgaaaacaaaaaatgcggCATGCGGAATCTGACAGCGAGGAATGAGTTCAGTCTTGTGATAAATTGCGTAGAGGAAGGATCGGCAAGTGCAAGcgagtaaaaaataaaattgtaaaaatgagCGAAAATCACGACACTCGatttttctcactttccttCATTATCGCGTGAGAATGTACATTCTCCCACTACTCACTCTTCACTTCTCACTCATTGTTTCGCCTCACTGACAGAAGATCGGATTTTCTATTCAatccaaggataatgtatttagaaggttgatttttatcgcttttgctgggcgacattgtgggggacatctgtcactctctgcatacaaatttcattaccccgcaccaccCCTCTCCGATTTTTATACTGGAGCCCctggaagagaaatgtcaagtcgagaaatgtcattttgctctgaacaacttcaccttgtcatttataacaccttgattCAATCCGATACAAAATCCGATCCTGTcaaaaatttgacatttttggCCAATTTTTAGGGGGTCCCATTGTCATTTGGGTACTTGGGACAGCATCTCACTATAGCGAGCCCGATGACAGCTTGACGTTTCCATACTGAGACGCTGCCTTTGTCTGTCTCCCCCATACTGAGCGAGCATTGTCTTTCTCATCGCCATGGTGAGCTGCAGACGTTTGCATAGTGAGCATTCTGGCTAGCGCTAAATTTTCTCATGAGACGATCTGGCGCGCTTCAACGATTCGATGAGATGCCTTACCACATGATAGTGAGGTCGGATTTAGGATCGGCTGCCTATCTTGCTCATGTGAGTTGAACTGCGTGCTGCATGGTGAGCTGTGGGGTTGTGTGGTATATGTGGATACCCGATGGAGGTGAGACAATGAGCCGCGGTAGATTAAGGCGGCGCTCagggaccaatcgaacgagacaaacaaacacgactctgttcgataggtgctctgtcagctgttcgatgtcttatagacctgtcatgatgcactgcaatacgcctatCTTATCaactcgaaaatgaagcattttcatagtttaaatgaacaTCCATCtgcagggggaagattcaacaaGTAATATACTAGTTATTCAtatcaaaaataacataaaaatcattcaaatttattattgaaaaatgtaaacaaacgtccatgccaaaacacatacagtgcatatACATGCATTGTGTACACGTAATAGTTTTATACGTTTCAAACCtgtatatttgatgttataattgattgtgaagcattgcaaatattaatgatagctattctaaatattttgtacgcaattttaagaagaaaaagagacaaactacgtaaaaaaacttgaaaatgtcccgcattgaattctatctactgtagctgtgaagcgtttgacagccaaggtactcacagcacaggtgggtatcgaacatcacagacagaatcaactgacatgttcgactcgaggtttgtcttgtttgtttgtttgtgtctgacagtgcacctccaaatgattatatgggtttgttcgtgtcttatgtcgtgttcgattgctgctagagcgccgcctaaagTGCCAAAACACTTGTTGTTCACGAGACTGCATGTGTCGCTCTGCGAATCAATTTACGTTTATCTCGAAATTTTCTATAACGTTTTAAAGTTTTAGGAGTGATAAAGTTATAAAAATTGCCGAACGAATTTACGTTacaccaaagcaaaaaaaaatttttgcaCATCGAAAATTCGttcaacaaaaccaaactgCTTTGAACATTAAAAGATCCGTagaagtgttgttttttatttatttgccatTTCAGACCGAAGATTTAGTCGTCGAAAATGTTCCCGAAAAAGTTAAAGCGAAGTGGAGagctttataaaaaaaagcctCGAAACTGGAAGAGCAGTTTGAAAAAGAGTGGGCATTGCAAAATGATCCTGCCAGACccagcagccagccagcagctcAGCAATCTGCCCAGGGTATTTGCTTGACTTATTATGGTTTTACTTGattgaaatcaattaaaaaatcaACTAACATCTCTTCTTCTTGTATAATTGTAGATGTTGCAATGAATGAACCCTGTGAAGGTCCTGTGGCATCAATGGAAGAGGAGTATTTGGACGAAAACAATAATGATGACGAACGTGCTAGCGATAAAGGATTCATCCACACCGAAGATACTGATGGCAAAGAGTATTTAGAGGAAGAGTATTTGGAGGGAGAGTTTTTGGAGGCAGAGTTTTTGGAGGAGGCGAGCCTGGAAACTGATCCAGAAAGCGCGAAGCTACGAGACTCTTTGCGAACTTGGTTGATTCGCAATAAAGTTGCTCGTAGCGGAAGCAATAGTTTACTTGCAATACTGCGAAAAGCGTCTTCTCTTTCTGCTTTTTCATCTCTTCCTCAGGATCTTAGGACATTACTGAAAGCTCTGGTGAACGTCAGCCAGCAGATAACTAAGGTTCCAGGTGGAGGTGAAATGTGGTACCAAGGcgttgaatgttgttttcagcATTATTTCCGGTAAACTATTTATTGTTTAAGCAATCGTGTAATACCTTTCTAACGTTAgtattttctttcatttttattcagTGATGTGGACGTACTAGAGGATGTGTTTGAGCTGAATCTTTCAGTGGACGGAATACCAATATATAACCGCAGCGCAATACAGATGTGGCCTATACTGATGCAGTTGCACAATATGCCGAATGTTCCTGTTATGGTGGTTGGAATATTTTGCGGCACTTCTAAACCAAACGATGTTGAGCCTTTCCTGAGACCTTTGGTGGGGGAACTAAATAGGCTACATGATCACAAAATGAACCTAAACGGCAAAAATAACTGTTTCGGTTATAGTCATAATTGCTGACTCGCCTGCACGCGCATTAATTAAACTTGAGTAATTGGAATCgctcttttattttaattttaataatgtgTATGAATTTCGTTGTACAATTTTATTGCAGAAGTTTGCTACTACAACGGAGTACATGGGTGTTTGAAATGTAAATGCTGTGGTACCTCCctaaaaacagcaaaaaaaagttattttcgAGGATACAATAGCTCCACGAAGAACAGATAAGGAATTTAGAGAAGAAAAACCCAGTTCTACAGGCTATTGAAGAGCTAAAACTCCTCTTACAGATCTAAAAAAGTTCGACATGATAAAAGGTATAGCTACGAGCGATTTATTACATTTCATACAATTGGGTATTGTTTTCAAGCTTCTGCTAGGCTGGGTCGAAGGAGCTCTTTCCCCTTTTAAAAAATGGTGCAAGGAAGACATAGATGAAATATCAGAAGAGCTTATAAGTAGACTGTTGCCCATAGAAATTCATAGCAAGTTTAAGTCTCTTAATTATCTTCACTTTTGGAAAGGTACAGAATTCGGTAGTTTTTTACATTACGCAGGTATAGTTGTTTTGCAAGATAGAATAGGTAGAATAGCATAcgaacattttaaattattatattgcgCTATAACTATATTATCATCATGGGCATTTAAGGACCAGTGGGAGTATGCCGGTACATTGTTGAGGAAATTTGTTGAGGATTATAGTGTTGTGTACGATCGCATACATCTAGTGAGTAATGTTTATCTCTTGCTTCATGTATACGAAGAGGTTAACAATTTAGGCCCTCTGATTACTTTGTCGACACATTCCTGTGAAAATATGTaacaaataatcaaacataTTCACGTAAAATCTGGCTACCGAAGTTTGCATCAAGCGATAGGAAAAATTATATTGTTGCGAGACATAGACACTGCAGCTCAAAGAGTGCGTACAAACggcgtccacgggcctgcccacgcccgaatgcagagccgattgCATACGATTgtatcttcaccattaacatgagaggaACAGGGCTTATAccacgaacgtacccgaaaggtatgcatgcttcacccgtcaggatctaaaggcaaggacaaggcaaaagagacacagaaaacattcctcacggctacacatgtcctctaGACGCGTTGtttatgcgtctcgctcggtatcacagcggcatacggcaggtaagcagtacaaatgctgctacctgatacgcaaaCATGTTTAACGAACCCATCTATTCGGGATGGCTCGGTAAAGGTCGGGTTTAGCCGACGGAGTAGCCGGAACGTGAaggcgcagactttttcatgattttgtatgacttcggctgttttggaccgtACATGTAGGCGCAGCCAAAGAAACCAGGAAAGTATGACGTATCCTACTGTTGTTTACCAACAGCGGTTCTAGTTTGACAGATGCGTTGTGgtgaagtgagagagagggacaggTAGCACAGGCGAAACAAACACGGGCGAAATAGAGAGAGTAGGAATGGTTCATCCCGAAGGAGCTTCGCGTGCAACGGATGAACCTGCGCAAATTAAGTGGAATGACCGCAATCGGGTTTGCGTGAAGTTTTAAAACGGGCACGAAGACGAAAATCGACCTCTTTCTACCATCGCGCCAAGAGAAGAAAGTTCAGTTAATTTTTAATAcagtttaatgaaattaagtGAATTAAGAAAACTGATGTTTCAACTTTAAATTCGCGAAAGAAAGAGCTTTGTTGTTGGAcgcaacaatttaaaaattcactACTTACGTTTCACGAGTCCTGGTAAGACGCGAACCCGCAGCGCCTTAGCGAAACCGCAATATCAGTGAAGTGAAGCAAGAAGGAAACCTCACGGCTTGGAAAATGGAGGATAAgcagtgtggtgtgtgcaaTGGTGCAAGTACGGAAAATGCAGTGGAGTGCGATCGATGCGAAGGAATGTTTCATCTTGCGTGCGTGAACGAAGATGAAACCGTGTACAGTAGGGATTGGACATGCCATCTGTGCACTCCTGAAACACCGCCCCCCGCTTCATCTACCCTTCATCGTGCGACGCCCGTAGTAGCGACCCAACCAGCCCCGGTAGCAGTGGATACGAACATAGTGAATCTGGAACCATCCACCAGAGCAAGATCGACGGAAGTGATCACGCCCGTATCGAATCCTCCGAATGATCCATCAAAAGCAAGACCCACTCAAACTGCTGATTCTCCCTTGGACAATCTTAGCAGAACCTTCCAACGTTTCTTGGAAGAAGCACGCGAGCCACGCAGGCAAGAGCCTGACGTGATACAACGGCTCGAATCCGTGCTAAACACCTTTGTTCAACGGATGAATCAAGAACAAAATCCGCAAGGATCACGCCGGGACAATCTCGGATCTACGGCGTCATGTTCGAGTGATACAACCTTGAACATTAATCAGAGTCAGATACTAGCTAGACATTCCGTCAACGCCCAGCTACCGACGTTCGCCGGTAACCCAGAGGAGTGGTCCGTGTTCGAAAACGCATTTTATGAGACGACGGAACTATGCGGTTTCTCTGACGGAGAAAATATTATAAGGCTGCAACAAGCATTAAAAGGAGAAGCGTTTAAAACAGTCCAGGGGAGACTCAGGAAAGCAGCTAACCTCAAAGAAGTCATGCAAGAGCTCAAATCATCGTTCGGACGTCCAGAAGTAGTTGTGAAAACGTTGTTGAGCCAGATTCGACGACAGGTACCCCCGAGAGCAGAAAAGTTGGAGACGCTTGTGCAGTTCGCCGTATCCGTGGACGAAATGTGTGCTGCTGTGAGAAACAACGGGGTCGAGGAGCGTTATGATGGACTCGTGTTGGATGAGCTCGTTGGTCGTCTCCCTCCGATGATTAAGCTGATGTGGGGCATACACAGTCTTACGTTGTCAAAGGTCAACCTGGCTGCATTCTGAAAGTGGATGCAAACCATTAAGCATGCAGCCCAAGCGGTAACGAGCCCTGCAAATCTTATCGAACCACGATGCAGTAAGTATTTGCACATGCATACTACTAATCCCTCCTCGCAGAACTCCACAGAAGCCGTTTGTGCATGCGATAACGGCTGCGCTCGCTTATACGAATGTGACGGATACTGGCAGAAAAGCGTAGCAGATCGCTGGGACATCATTAAGCGGAACTACTTGTGTAAATGTTGTTTGAAAAAACATCGTGCGCCCTGTAAAGAGACGAGAGTATGCGGCAAAGACGGATGTACTGTAAAACACCACCCGTCGCTACACAATTCGGCAGGTAAGGGAAGACACGAAGCAAATTTCTCTCACTCTACAGCCACCGACGAGAACATACTATTGCGATACGTGCCAGTTGAGCTGCAGGCTGTAGGAAAGACGATCAGAACAGTTGCTTTTCTCGACGAAGGAGCGTCAGTATCGCTAATCGAACATTCGCTAGTTGACGAGCTGGAACTTGAAGGGACAAACCGACCTCTTTGTTTGAAATGGACTGGAGGACAACATTGCACTGAACGAGATTCAAAACAGGTGAGCGTAAATATAGTAGGAATATCCAGTGGTGCTCAGACCTTTGAAGCCTCTAATGTACGAACGGTGAAAAGTCTTGGGTTGCCCTCGCAACGCGTtaaaatggatcgtttacgaACAAAATATCAGCATTTAGCATCCATTCCATTAGCACCATATGCTTCTGTACCTCCACGCATTCTCATAGGAATGAATAACTATCATCTCACTGTTCCATTAAAGACGatagaaggaaaaacaaatgaacCCGTCGCAACAAAGACGAGGCTAGGATGGGTAGTTTCGGGTTGCGATTCGTCGTCAACGtctaacaacagcaacattttGGCATTTCATCGAGCACATATTTGTGATTGTGCAGAAATAGAAACCAAAATTGATCAGGCTCTAAAAGGTAGTTTTGCGCTCGAAGAACCCACATGTAAAGGTGGCATAAACACTCTTTCAAATGATGAGGAACGGGCGAGTGTATTGCTGCGTAAACACACCTCACTACAAGGTGAGAGGTATGTCACTGGATTGTTGTGGCGCTATGATGACGTAAAACTGCCAAACAATCGAGCAATGGCTCTCAAACGCTTGGAATGTTTAGAACGCCGCATGGCAAAAGATGAGCACCTTCGAGAAATGATGGACCGAGTGCTGAAAGACCATGTTGAAAAGGGATATATTAGAAAATTATCAAATGAAGAGCATAAATTTAAGCATCCTAGAAAGTGGTATCTACCAATCTTTCCTGTATTTAACCCCAATAAACCAAATAAGGTTAGAGTAGTATGGGATGCAGCTGCAACAGTGAATGGAATTTCGCTTAATTCCATGTTATTGACTGGGCCAGACCTTCTTTCACCACTGCCGACTGTACTAAGTCGGTTTAGAGAATATCGTGTTGCTATTGCCGCTGACATTCAAGAAATGTACCATCAGGTCATGATTAAAGAAGAGGATCTGATTAGCCAAAGATTCCTATGGCGAACGGACCGGTCGCAAGTTGAGCCCGATGAATATGTGATGCTGAGGATGACCTTTGGGTCAGCCTGTTCACCAACTTCCGCCCAATTTGTAAAGAATGTAAACGCGGACCGTTTCGCGGCCCGCTATCCTCTAGCCGTCGAATGTATTAAGCGTCATCACTACGTCGACGATATGCTTGCCAGTATAGAGAGTGTGACCGAGGCCACGAAGCTAGCACAAGATGTGAAATTTATTCACTCACAAGGAGGATTCAAGCTTCACAATTGGATGTCGAATTATGGCCAAGTATTAGATGGCGTTGGTAGTAGCAACAGCCGGGAGAAGGATATGAACCTCGATCCAACAGCTTGTACCCAGAAGGTCTTGGGAATGTGGTGCAACGCAAACGAAGATACGTTCCAATTCAAAGTGCCGTTAAAGGATGTAGATGTTCTACAAGGGATCGTGATACCAACCAAACGGCAAGTACTGAGCACGCTTATGACAATCTACGATCCGTTAGGCTTGATAGCAGGCTTTTTACTGTTCCTCAAAGTATTATTGCAAGAAGTTTGGCGTTCTGGAATTGGGTGGGACGATCAAATAC from Anopheles coluzzii chromosome X, AcolN3, whole genome shotgun sequence includes:
- the LOC120959205 gene encoding uncharacterized protein LOC120959205 isoform X2, with product MEDKQCGVCNGASTENAVECDRCEGMFHLACVNEDETVYSRDWTCHLCTPETPPPASSTLHRATPVVATQPAPVAVDTNIVNLEPSTRARSTEVITPVSNPPNDPSKARPTQTADSPLDNLSRTFQRFLEEAREPRRQEPDVIQRLESVLNTFVQRMNQEQNPQGSRRDNLGSTASCSSDTTLNINQSQILARHSVNAQLPTFAGNPEEWSVFENAFYETTELCGFSDGENIIRLQQALKGEAFKTVQGRLRKAANLKEVMQELKSSFGRPEVVVKTLLSQIRRQVPPRAEKLETLVQFAVSVDEMCAAVRNNGVEERYDGLVLDELVGRLPPMIKLMWGIHSLTLSKVNLAAF
- the LOC120959205 gene encoding uncharacterized protein LOC120959205 isoform X1; its protein translation is MQTIKHAAQAVTSPANLIEPRCSKYLHMHTTNPSSQNSTEAVCACDNGCARLYECDGYWQKSVADRWDIIKRNYLCKCCLKKHRAPCKETRVCGKDGCTVKHHPSLHNSAGKGRHEANFSHSTATDENILLRYVPVELQAVGKTIRTVAFLDEGASVSLIEHSLVDELELEGTNRPLCLKWTGGQHCTERDSKQVSVNIVGISSGAQTFEASNVRTVKSLGLPSQRVKMDRLRTKYQHLASIPLAPYASVPPRILIGMNNYHLTVPLKTIEGKTNEPVATKTRLGWVVSGCDSSSTSNNSNILAFHRAHICDCAEIETKIDQALKGSFALEEPTCKGGINTLSNDEERASVLLRKHTSLQGERYVTGLLWRYDDVKLPNNRAMALKRLECLERRMAKDEHLREMMDRVLKDHVEKGYIRKLSNEEHKFKHPRKWYLPIFPVFNPNKPNKVRVVWDAAATVNGISLNSMLLTGPDLLSPLPTVLSRFREYRVAIAADIQEMYHQVMIKEEDLISQRFLWRTDRSQVEPDEYVMLRMTFGSACSPTSAQFVKNVNADRFAARYPLAVECIKRHHYVDDMLASIESVTEATKLAQDVKFIHSQGGFKLHNWMSNYGQVLDGVGSSNSREKDMNLDPTACTQKVLGMWCNANEDTFQFKVPLKDVDVLQGIVIPTKRQVLSTLMTIYDPLGLIAGFLLFLKVLLQEVWRSGIGWDDQIPNSLQDKWKEWLTSPICNLSRFRDVTARPSA